The following coding sequences are from one Candidatus Nitrohelix vancouverensis window:
- a CDS encoding tetratricopeptide repeat protein — protein sequence MDIFFVIAGVFTGWMCLDCLQRKEHFVWVVIMLALFPIGSLIYFFVVKSKAPSQVPGSGGGIGRVLSPVPSSARELETEETLQLKELINQYHKAYHYDKLGQAYLGQKKFELAIPQFEEAIRKDPEMEEARYGLAKCLHGLGRFMESAEVLEKLVAIDRKYDYGNAIFGLADCYRLAGEDEKALQMYEEVINSFHFFKAYYHYARLLDKKGDKQGAIGYMKSIIGSSKDLPDYKLEKERYWIDEAYKFLKKNGIELA from the coding sequence ATGGACATTTTTTTTGTCATTGCAGGGGTATTTACAGGCTGGATGTGCCTGGATTGTCTTCAACGAAAAGAACATTTCGTTTGGGTTGTGATCATGCTTGCGCTGTTTCCCATCGGCTCGCTGATCTATTTTTTCGTCGTCAAATCCAAGGCTCCGTCACAGGTTCCCGGAAGCGGCGGCGGCATCGGTCGCGTACTCTCCCCAGTCCCGTCTTCGGCGCGTGAGCTGGAAACCGAAGAAACCCTGCAATTGAAGGAATTGATCAACCAGTATCACAAAGCCTATCATTACGACAAACTCGGACAGGCTTATCTTGGACAAAAGAAATTTGAACTGGCCATTCCTCAATTTGAGGAAGCCATCCGCAAAGATCCTGAAATGGAAGAAGCGCGATACGGTCTGGCAAAATGTCTGCACGGTCTGGGCCGATTTATGGAATCTGCCGAAGTGCTGGAAAAATTGGTCGCTATCGACCGGAAATACGATTACGGGAATGCTATTTTTGGACTCGCCGACTGCTACCGACTCGCTGGTGAAGACGAAAAGGCGCTCCAGATGTACGAAGAAGTGATCAACTCATTTCACTTTTTCAAAGCCTATTACCATTACGCCCGCCTGCTGGATAAAAAAGGCGATAAACAGGGCGCCATTGGTTACATGAAAAGTATTATCGGCTCTTCCAAAGACCTGCCCGATTATAAATTGGAAAAAGAGCGTTACTGGATTGACGAAGCCTACAAGTTTCTCAAAAAGAACGGTATTGAGCTTGCCTGA
- a CDS encoding aspartate 1-decarboxylase has product MQRIMLKSKLHRACVTDANLEYEGSIEIDQDLMEMVDILPYEQVHIYDINNGNRFLTYVIPGKRKSGVISVNGAAARMVHIKDRIIIAAYGMMDNVTQEYAPRVALLNENNNVIR; this is encoded by the coding sequence ATGCAACGTATTATGTTAAAATCAAAACTACACCGGGCCTGCGTCACCGACGCGAATCTGGAGTACGAAGGAAGCATTGAAATCGATCAGGATCTGATGGAAATGGTCGACATCCTGCCCTACGAGCAGGTGCATATCTATGACATCAATAATGGCAATCGATTTTTAACCTATGTGATTCCGGGCAAACGCAAGTCCGGCGTCATTTCAGTCAATGGCGCGGCCGCGCGCATGGTTCATATTAAAGATCGCATCATAATTGCCGCCTATGGTATGATGGATAACGTTACCCAGGAATATGCTCCTAGAGTGGCTTTGCTCAACGAGAACAATAACGTAATACGATAA
- a CDS encoding pantoate--beta-alanine ligase, with product MQIVKTVGEMKSIARAIRSNGENIGFTPTMGCLHAGHMSLVAKSKSECDRSVASIFINPAQFGPTEDLAVYPQSIDQDIALLSEAGVDYLFYPDAAEIYPDGFKTHVEVEGITQFLCGASRPGFFRGVATVVLKLFNIVAPHKAYFGEKDWQQLRVIETLVRDLNLDVEICAAPLIRDEDGLAMSSRNRYLTTRQRQSALKINRALSLARDKIQSGEHRSESIRQLLREFIAEEPETEIDYISICDANNLSEKEIIDGKALIALAVKVGSARLIDNCIVENA from the coding sequence ATGCAAATCGTCAAAACTGTTGGGGAAATGAAATCCATCGCGCGCGCGATCCGTAGCAATGGAGAAAACATCGGCTTCACGCCGACCATGGGATGCCTGCATGCCGGGCACATGAGTCTCGTCGCAAAATCAAAATCCGAATGCGACCGAAGCGTCGCCAGTATTTTCATCAACCCGGCGCAATTTGGTCCTACGGAAGATTTAGCCGTGTACCCGCAAAGCATCGATCAGGACATCGCCCTGTTGAGCGAGGCGGGCGTTGACTATTTGTTTTATCCCGACGCGGCTGAGATTTACCCGGACGGTTTCAAAACTCACGTCGAGGTTGAAGGAATCACACAATTTTTGTGTGGGGCGAGCCGCCCCGGTTTTTTTCGCGGCGTCGCCACAGTGGTGTTGAAACTGTTCAATATCGTCGCTCCGCACAAAGCCTATTTTGGCGAGAAGGACTGGCAACAACTGCGCGTGATCGAGACCCTCGTCCGCGATCTGAATCTCGACGTCGAAATTTGCGCGGCGCCGCTGATTCGCGATGAAGACGGGCTGGCGATGAGTTCCAGAAATCGCTACCTGACGACCCGGCAACGGCAGTCGGCTCTGAAAATCAACAGAGCGCTGAGTCTCGCGCGGGACAAGATACAATCCGGGGAACATCGGAGCGAGTCCATTCGCCAGCTTTTACGGGAATTCATCGCCGAAGAACCCGAAACAGAAATTGACTATATTTCTATCTGCGACGCAAACAACCTGTCGGAGAAAGAGATCATTGATGGAAAAGCCTTGATCGCGCTGGCGGTAAAAGTAGGATCGGCGCGACTGATTGATAATTGTATTGTGGAGAACGCTTAA
- the panB gene encoding 3-methyl-2-oxobutanoate hydroxymethyltransferase codes for MKNSRVTIPTILNRKSSGKKIVALTAYDYSFGRLLNETDLDLILVGDSLGMMCLGYENTLPVTMEDMILHTRSVKRAVNHPLLVSDLPFMSYQISVEEAIRNAGRLMQEGGADAVKLEGGAREADKVSAISQAGIPVMGHIGLTPQSVHQMGGYRIQGKHYADARQIKQDARELQKAGAFSIVLEGMPGSLAAEITKELKIPTVGIGAGVECDGQILVLQDLLGMNVDFTPKFVKQYANLGEQIQSAVQSYVSEVRSGEFPAKEHTYNQESPSLRSVEETG; via the coding sequence ATGAAAAATTCACGCGTAACCATTCCCACAATACTGAACAGAAAAAGCTCCGGAAAAAAAATCGTGGCCCTGACGGCCTACGATTACTCCTTCGGACGATTGCTGAACGAAACCGATCTCGATTTGATCCTCGTGGGCGATTCGCTGGGCATGATGTGTCTCGGTTATGAGAATACCCTGCCCGTCACCATGGAGGACATGATCCTGCACACGCGTTCGGTCAAGCGAGCGGTGAACCACCCCTTGCTGGTCTCCGACCTGCCCTTCATGTCCTATCAAATCTCCGTTGAAGAGGCGATCCGCAACGCCGGACGGCTCATGCAGGAAGGCGGCGCCGACGCCGTGAAACTGGAGGGCGGCGCCCGCGAAGCGGACAAAGTCTCAGCCATCTCCCAGGCCGGCATCCCGGTCATGGGGCATATCGGTCTGACGCCGCAATCGGTTCATCAAATGGGCGGTTACCGCATACAGGGCAAGCACTATGCCGACGCCAGACAGATCAAGCAGGACGCCAGAGAGTTGCAAAAGGCCGGCGCCTTTTCTATCGTTCTCGAAGGCATGCCCGGCTCCCTCGCCGCTGAAATCACAAAAGAACTGAAAATCCCAACGGTGGGCATTGGCGCGGGCGTGGAATGCGACGGGCAAATTCTGGTGCTACAGGATCTGCTCGGAATGAACGTCGATTTCACTCCGAAGTTTGTAAAACAATATGCAAATCTCGGCGAACAAATTCAAAGCGCAGTGCAGTCCTATGTCAGCGAAGTCCGCTCTGGAGAGTTTCCGGCCAAAGAACACACTTATAATCAGGAAAGTCCTTCGCTGAGATCGGTTGAGGAAACAGGCTGA
- a CDS encoding deoxynucleoside kinase, translating into MTTQIEPRFIAVEGSIGAGKTSLVKLLGKQLDAQIVLEKDEDNPFIAKFYQDKETFSFQTQIFFLLSRYNQYLKLAQRDLFNSVVITDHLFSRDSIFANLNLKGHELHLYEQIYDLIRHKLPKPDLVVFLQTSNEVLKARVEKRGRDYEAYMDPDYLESVNSAFNNFFFYYSETPLLVVNTNEIDFVEKKCDLDELINKINKHRIGREYYNPLGS; encoded by the coding sequence ATGACGACTCAAATAGAACCCAGATTCATAGCCGTGGAAGGCTCCATCGGCGCGGGAAAAACCTCGTTGGTAAAATTGCTGGGCAAGCAACTCGACGCGCAGATTGTTTTGGAGAAGGATGAAGACAACCCTTTCATTGCCAAATTTTATCAGGACAAAGAAACTTTCAGCTTTCAGACCCAGATTTTTTTTTTACTGAGCCGTTACAATCAATACCTCAAGCTGGCGCAACGCGACCTGTTCAATTCCGTCGTTATCACCGACCACCTGTTCTCCCGCGACAGCATTTTCGCCAACTTGAATCTGAAAGGTCATGAACTGCATCTCTATGAGCAGATCTATGATTTGATCCGGCACAAATTACCCAAGCCGGACCTGGTGGTGTTTTTGCAAACCAGCAACGAAGTCTTGAAAGCGCGGGTCGAGAAAAGGGGCCGGGATTACGAGGCCTATATGGACCCGGATTATCTGGAGAGCGTCAACAGCGCCTTCAACAATTTTTTCTTCTACTATTCCGAAACGCCGCTTCTGGTGGTGAACACGAATGAAATCGATTTTGTAGAGAAAAAATGCGATCTGGATGAGTTGATAAATAAGATCAATAAGCATAGAATAGGTAGAGAATATTACAATCCGCTTGGATCCTGA
- the glgA gene encoding glycogen synthase GlgA: MSAVSPLKILFVASEAYPFAKSGGLGDFASALPKALQRAGHDVRLLLPKYASVIDCDQGLKPSGIDVSVPVGQRQCKGFLFESALPDGPPVTLISKASYFLRKDLYGSEYGEFGDNGERFIFFCRAALETCKAIGFQPDIIHCNDWQTGLVPLYLKTVYAKDPFFSKTKSVFTIHNLAYQGNFSSDLLELAHVPRELYHPEGVELYGQFSFLKAGLVCADYLTTVSPTYSKEIQTPEGGWQLEGLLKKRSDHLVGILNGVDYETWNPQTDATLPSRYSIKQPETKLACRRDLERRFALKLAPDKPLACMVTRLSHQKGIDLIADNLQRMLDQGAGFILLGSGDPEYQDRFEQLQKRFSDQAAVVIGYDEILAHQIIAGSDLILIPSRYEPCGLTQLYGLKYGTLPLARATGGLQDSVEEVSVDSAKGTGFKFDNFQRDDLLNAWNKAQSCFSKPQLWKTLVDNAMRQDFGWQPSAQRYIDLYRRALSA; this comes from the coding sequence ATGAGTGCGGTTTCACCATTGAAAATCCTATTCGTCGCTTCGGAGGCCTACCCCTTCGCCAAATCCGGCGGCCTTGGCGATTTTGCAAGCGCCCTTCCCAAGGCTCTGCAACGCGCCGGGCATGATGTTCGCCTCCTGCTTCCGAAATACGCGTCGGTCATTGACTGCGATCAGGGATTGAAACCCAGCGGCATTGATGTGTCGGTTCCTGTGGGACAGCGGCAATGCAAGGGCTTTCTCTTCGAAAGCGCCCTTCCCGACGGTCCGCCCGTTACATTGATCAGCAAGGCGTCTTATTTTCTTCGCAAAGATTTATACGGAAGCGAATACGGAGAGTTCGGCGACAACGGAGAGCGTTTCATCTTCTTTTGCAGGGCGGCGCTGGAAACCTGCAAGGCGATCGGCTTTCAGCCTGACATCATCCATTGCAACGACTGGCAGACCGGACTGGTACCGCTCTATCTAAAGACCGTCTACGCGAAGGACCCATTCTTCAGCAAAACGAAATCGGTATTCACCATCCATAATCTGGCTTATCAGGGAAATTTTTCCAGTGATTTACTGGAACTCGCTCATGTTCCGCGCGAGCTGTACCATCCCGAAGGCGTCGAACTCTACGGTCAATTCAGTTTCCTCAAAGCCGGGCTGGTCTGCGCGGATTATTTAACGACCGTCAGCCCAACCTACAGCAAGGAGATTCAAACTCCGGAAGGCGGCTGGCAACTGGAGGGACTTCTCAAGAAACGATCCGATCATCTCGTTGGCATCCTGAACGGCGTCGACTACGAAACCTGGAACCCGCAAACAGATGCGACGCTCCCTTCCCGCTATTCCATCAAACAACCCGAAACGAAACTGGCCTGCCGCCGCGATCTGGAACGTCGTTTCGCATTGAAGCTGGCGCCGGACAAACCCCTGGCCTGCATGGTCACACGGCTTTCCCATCAAAAGGGAATCGACCTCATCGCAGATAATTTGCAACGCATGCTGGATCAGGGAGCCGGATTCATCCTGCTCGGTTCCGGCGACCCGGAATACCAGGACCGTTTCGAGCAATTACAAAAGCGGTTTTCCGATCAAGCCGCTGTCGTTATCGGCTACGATGAAATTCTCGCGCACCAGATCATCGCCGGAAGCGATCTGATCCTGATCCCCTCGCGTTACGAGCCCTGCGGCCTGACCCAATTGTATGGCTTGAAATATGGAACCCTGCCGCTGGCGCGGGCCACCGGCGGACTGCAGGATTCTGTCGAGGAAGTGAGCGTGGATTCCGCGAAGGGCACCGGATTCAAATTCGACAATTTTCAGCGCGACGATTTATTGAACGCCTGGAACAAAGCGCAGAGCTGTTTTTCCAAACCTCAATTATGGAAAACGCTGGTCGATAACGCCATGCGCCAGGATTTCGGTTGGCAACCTTCGGCGCAACGCTATATCGACCTTTACCGACGCGCTCTGAGCGCATGA
- the coaBC gene encoding bifunctional phosphopantothenoylcysteine decarboxylase/phosphopantothenate--cysteine ligase CoaBC encodes MAGELKGKNIALGVAGGIACYKAAELLRLLAKEGAGVYVTMSQNAHRFVAPLTFEALSGNRVYDAIFESDASSSMEHIKMSETADLLLVAPATASSLGKMANGLADDALSSLFISFRGPVVVCPAMNDGMYANPAVQANLKTLKERGVHVVEPDTGELACGSIGPGRLAELERIVAETKGILNAKEDLSGLRFLVTAGPTREFLDPVRYISNPSSGKMGYALAEQARQRGAQVDLISGPVQLEAPSGVTVHPCVTAAEMQQQVQKRFGDCDVLIMTAAVGDFAPDLVQKEKMKKAGGDPLTLTLRQTVDILKEAGNAKTHQYVVGFAAETQNIVESAKEKLVNKGADMIVANDVSAPGIGFQSDANQVTLVFKDGSVTPLALASKRDIANAILDHLLPLLSKG; translated from the coding sequence ATGGCCGGAGAACTGAAAGGAAAGAATATCGCGCTGGGCGTTGCGGGCGGAATCGCCTGTTACAAGGCGGCTGAATTACTACGCCTGCTTGCCAAAGAAGGAGCGGGGGTCTATGTGACGATGAGCCAGAACGCGCATCGCTTCGTCGCGCCCTTGACCTTTGAAGCCTTATCGGGCAACCGTGTTTACGATGCGATTTTCGAAAGCGACGCCTCCTCCTCCATGGAACATATCAAGATGTCGGAAACCGCAGACCTTCTGCTGGTGGCTCCGGCGACCGCTAGCAGTCTGGGTAAGATGGCCAATGGTCTTGCCGACGACGCCCTGTCGAGTTTGTTCATCTCGTTTCGCGGTCCGGTTGTAGTGTGCCCGGCGATGAACGACGGCATGTACGCCAACCCGGCGGTGCAGGCGAATTTGAAAACGCTGAAAGAGCGCGGCGTTCATGTGGTCGAACCGGACACGGGAGAGCTGGCCTGCGGTTCCATAGGGCCGGGACGTCTGGCGGAACTGGAACGCATCGTCGCCGAAACGAAAGGCATCTTGAATGCGAAGGAAGATTTGTCCGGTCTGCGATTTCTGGTGACGGCAGGGCCGACGCGGGAATTTCTCGATCCGGTGCGCTATATCAGCAATCCCTCGTCCGGCAAGATGGGTTATGCGCTGGCGGAGCAGGCGAGACAACGCGGCGCGCAGGTGGATTTGATCAGCGGCCCAGTGCAACTGGAAGCGCCCTCAGGCGTTACCGTGCATCCCTGCGTTACGGCGGCTGAAATGCAGCAACAGGTGCAGAAGCGTTTCGGCGATTGCGATGTGCTCATCATGACCGCCGCTGTGGGCGATTTTGCACCGGATCTTGTGCAAAAAGAAAAGATGAAGAAAGCGGGCGGCGATCCGCTGACTCTGACTCTCCGTCAAACCGTCGATATTCTCAAGGAAGCGGGAAACGCCAAGACCCATCAATACGTCGTCGGCTTTGCGGCGGAGACGCAGAACATCGTCGAAAGCGCAAAAGAAAAACTCGTCAACAAAGGCGCGGACATGATCGTAGCGAATGACGTGAGCGCGCCCGGCATCGGTTTCCAGTCCGACGCCAACCAGGTCACCTTGGTATTTAAAGACGGGAGCGTGACGCCGCTGGCGCTCGCCTCCAAACGCGATATCGCCAACGCCATTCTGGATCATTTGCTTCCGCTACTTTCAAAAGGCTAG
- a CDS encoding winged helix-turn-helix domain-containing protein yields MTDLISPGKLKHIALDRQGLLKRDTFGRGLNAVERAIRHLGYVQIDTISVVARAHTHTLLTRVSNFENSYLETLLKERKIFEYRFPVAAFRPIQDFRFTRLHARKFRSKQPRSKEVQSMMKRVLQRIRSEGPLRSRDFGDNAPKSSGWWDWKPAKCALEQLYFQGDLMISARDGFEKSYDLTERVLPSTVDTREPAIEEFASFLIDTTIRSHGFAAYTSFSSGGRYGMSLGNSVKAELKRRVESGELNCATTSAGTKIWIEPETLDQGTTLPSDTVQILSPFDNLVIQRERVREFFGFDYQIECYVPEAKRRYGYFCLPILRGDRFIGRMDCKAHREEARFEIKALFLEPDFSSQRTFSGLADPLASAIIDFARFDQCDNVLVTHCRPSFAKQRLVKALSNYL; encoded by the coding sequence ATGACCGATCTTATTTCTCCCGGCAAACTAAAACACATTGCTTTGGACCGACAGGGCTTACTCAAGCGCGATACGTTTGGGCGCGGCCTGAACGCCGTTGAACGCGCGATTCGTCATTTGGGATATGTCCAGATTGATACGATTTCAGTCGTTGCCCGTGCGCACACGCACACGCTCTTGACCCGGGTGTCAAATTTCGAAAACAGTTACCTGGAAACATTGCTCAAGGAAAGAAAAATTTTTGAGTACCGGTTTCCTGTCGCTGCGTTTCGTCCGATTCAGGACTTCAGGTTCACGCGCTTGCACGCCCGCAAATTCAGGTCAAAACAACCTCGTTCGAAAGAGGTCCAATCGATGATGAAACGGGTATTGCAACGCATCCGCTCAGAGGGCCCCCTGCGCTCCCGGGACTTTGGAGACAATGCCCCCAAAAGTTCAGGCTGGTGGGATTGGAAACCCGCCAAATGCGCGCTGGAGCAACTCTATTTTCAAGGCGACCTGATGATTAGCGCGCGTGATGGCTTCGAAAAATCCTACGACCTGACCGAACGAGTACTGCCTTCGACCGTCGATACCCGAGAACCTGCGATTGAAGAGTTTGCTTCTTTTCTCATCGACACAACGATTCGAAGCCATGGTTTCGCCGCCTACACATCGTTCAGCTCCGGCGGACGATACGGAATGTCGCTTGGCAACTCTGTGAAAGCCGAATTAAAACGTCGCGTCGAGTCCGGCGAACTCAACTGTGCGACGACGAGCGCGGGCACAAAAATCTGGATCGAGCCGGAGACTTTAGATCAGGGAACAACTCTTCCTTCTGATACCGTACAAATATTGTCTCCATTCGACAATCTGGTCATCCAGCGCGAACGCGTGCGGGAATTTTTTGGCTTTGACTACCAGATCGAATGTTACGTCCCTGAAGCTAAGAGACGTTACGGTTATTTTTGCTTACCCATACTGCGCGGCGACCGATTCATCGGTCGAATGGACTGCAAAGCTCACCGCGAGGAGGCGCGATTTGAAATCAAGGCATTGTTTCTTGAACCGGATTTTTCCAGTCAACGAACCTTTTCCGGTTTGGCCGATCCACTGGCCTCCGCGATAATAGATTTTGCCCGCTTCGATCAGTGCGACAATGTGCTCGTAACGCATTGTCGCCCCTCATTCGCCAAACAAAGGCTCGTGAAAGCGCTCAGCAATTATCTTTAG
- a CDS encoding formylglycine-generating enzyme family protein encodes MALIPGGVYEMGSRQSLLELDPTDLFNTDRHTLGPEDPAHEVDIDPFYIDIYETTNKDYDAYVTATQANKPAFWNNSDFNAPDQPVVGVSWKEAKSYCEWKGKRLPTEAEWEKASRGKRPIFFPWGNVLPDSVKANFNNEVGKPVAVGNHPQGVSDYGVHDLSGNVAEWVWDWHYPEYYVFSPKKNPMGLDKGQYKVIRGGSWRNTAEDIRLTYRNATVPTSRSKTVGFRCVLPIKPEEE; translated from the coding sequence ATGGCGTTGATCCCCGGCGGCGTCTACGAAATGGGAAGCCGACAGTCTCTGCTGGAACTGGACCCGACCGATTTGTTCAATACGGATCGCCACACCCTGGGGCCGGAAGACCCGGCGCATGAAGTGGATATCGATCCTTTCTATATAGATATCTATGAAACGACCAATAAAGACTATGACGCCTATGTAACGGCGACTCAGGCGAACAAACCCGCATTCTGGAACAATTCGGATTTCAACGCCCCCGACCAGCCCGTGGTCGGCGTGTCCTGGAAAGAGGCCAAAAGCTATTGTGAATGGAAGGGCAAACGCCTGCCGACGGAAGCCGAATGGGAGAAAGCCTCTCGCGGTAAACGCCCCATCTTCTTTCCCTGGGGAAATGTTTTGCCGGACAGCGTCAAAGCCAACTTTAATAACGAAGTCGGCAAACCCGTTGCCGTGGGGAATCATCCGCAAGGCGTCTCGGACTATGGCGTGCACGACCTGTCTGGAAATGTTGCGGAATGGGTCTGGGACTGGCACTACCCGGAATACTACGTTTTTTCGCCCAAGAAGAACCCGATGGGACTGGACAAGGGACAGTACAAAGTCATCCGCGGCGGCAGTTGGAGAAACACCGCAGAAGACATTCGCCTGACCTATCGAAATGCCACGGTCCCCACCAGCAGAAGCAAAACCGTCGGCTTTCGTTGCGTTCTTCCAATCAAACCTGAGGAAGAGTAA